The following proteins are co-located in the Telopea speciosissima isolate NSW1024214 ecotype Mountain lineage chromosome 9, Tspe_v1, whole genome shotgun sequence genome:
- the LOC122640947 gene encoding protein PLANT CADMIUM RESISTANCE 8-like has translation MMADSEEKPINGVEEKGEDTFMEGVTVLDFDMLCATVALQTQGFSKEKWDKLEENIHGNGMEIGGVQRMWEGEVLDCFVDRRIAIETACCPCYRFGKNMGRAGFGCGFIHGAVYFVLAVTALLNLIAFAVTMRRCFLYLVLAFIILAGTYLGFFRTQIRKQFHIRGSDSCLDDSVNHLICPCCTLCQESRTLEINNVQDGIWRGRGDTICIGSYGEGSKGFFELRQPPLIPTKSPDPCSMQKATNGSDHSWIPDSGHSDPLVSQ, from the exons ATGATGGCGGATTCCGAGGAAAAGCCCATTAATGGAGtcgaagagaaaggagaggataCATTCATGGAAGGAGTTACTGTGTTGGATTTTGATATGCTTTGTGCAACTGTGGCATTGCAGACGCAAGGGTTTTCGAAGGAGAAATGGGACAAATTGGAGGAAAACATCCATGGAAACGGTATGGAGATTGGTGGAGTCCAAAGGATGTGGGAAGGTGAAGTCCTTGATTGCTTCGTAGACCGTCGAATCGCCATCGAAACGGCTTG CTGCCCATGCTACAGATTCGGGAAGAACATGGGAAGAGCTGGTTTTGGTTGTGGTTTTATTCAT GGAGCTGTTTATTTTGTTCTTGCCGTCACTGCTCTTCTCAACTTGATTGCCTTTGCTGTCACCATGCGGCGCTGCTTTCTGTATTTGGTACTTGCTTTCATAATTTTGGCTGGAACATATTTGGGTTTCTTCCGTACACAGATCAGGAAACAGTTCCACATAAGG GGTAGCGACAGTTGTTTGGATGACTCTGTCAACCATCTGATCTGCCCCTGTTGCACATTATGCCAG GAGTCCAGAACATTGGAGATCAACAACGTTCAAGATGGCATCTGGCGAGGCCGAGGTGACACTATATGCATTGGCAGCTATGGCGAAGGGAGCAAAGGCTTCTTTGAGCTGCGGCAGCCTCCTCTAATCCCAACCAAATCCCCCGACCCCTGCAGCATGCAGAAAGCGACAAATGGTAGCGATCACTCGTGGATACCTGATTCCGGCCATTCCGACCCACTGGTTTCTCAATAG